The following are encoded in a window of Tessaracoccus flavescens genomic DNA:
- a CDS encoding FAD-binding oxidoreductase — translation MIEGVKQQKWWGWGEEGLAYRYEDKPKFPGFVQKMVGVDITRPVKPIPPFSSLDVPASELSDELRAKFVDAIGEKYVQTDDETRVVHAYGKGVRDLIRIRKGDLGRVPDVVLYPGTQEEVEAIVDASVEADAVLIPFGGGSNIVAALEAQPGETRQVISVNLGRMSKVLEIDETSGLAHIQAGVFGPDMEDQLNARGWTMGHHPDSFVWSTLGGWIATRSSGMQSDKYGDIADIVRGLTMVMPGQVLQLRPLPSSSSGPSVREMVLGSEGRLGVITSAWVNVHRIPEVRELQAYFFPTYEDGLKACEQIVSSDASVMMARVSDPIETQYIMANGKKSGRVSSLANKAIQKIMLQKGWDLEKIAMSFIGFEGSANHVRYEKGLVGKIVKDNGGMGVGKGPGTLYDQKKYDTPYIRDFMLDRGLICDVSETTTPWKYAAEIHAKIVDRFAKAMDDLGVRGVVFCHLSHSYHSGACQYFTFAIADDSDNQEATYDAAKRVIQQSFMDFHGTVSHHHGVGEEHSPWMDQDISPAGVFIQRKLFEGVDPGRNLNPGKIIHDGEPGISSNSKDA, via the coding sequence ATGATCGAGGGCGTCAAGCAGCAGAAGTGGTGGGGCTGGGGCGAAGAGGGCCTCGCCTACCGCTACGAGGACAAGCCCAAGTTCCCGGGCTTCGTCCAGAAGATGGTGGGCGTCGACATCACCCGGCCGGTCAAGCCGATCCCCCCGTTCTCCTCGCTCGACGTTCCCGCCTCCGAACTGTCCGACGAGCTGCGCGCGAAGTTCGTCGACGCGATCGGTGAGAAGTACGTCCAGACCGATGACGAGACCCGCGTGGTGCACGCCTACGGCAAGGGCGTCCGCGACCTGATCCGCATCCGCAAGGGCGACCTCGGCCGCGTCCCCGACGTCGTGCTCTACCCCGGCACCCAGGAGGAGGTCGAGGCCATCGTCGACGCGTCGGTCGAGGCCGACGCCGTCCTGATCCCCTTCGGCGGCGGCTCCAACATCGTCGCCGCCCTCGAGGCGCAGCCCGGCGAGACCAGGCAGGTCATCTCCGTGAACCTCGGCCGGATGAGCAAGGTTCTGGAGATCGACGAGACCTCCGGCCTCGCCCACATCCAGGCGGGCGTCTTCGGGCCCGACATGGAGGACCAGCTGAACGCCCGCGGCTGGACGATGGGACATCACCCCGACTCGTTCGTCTGGTCGACGCTTGGCGGCTGGATCGCGACCCGCAGCTCCGGCATGCAGTCCGACAAGTACGGCGACATCGCCGACATCGTCCGCGGCCTCACAATGGTCATGCCCGGCCAGGTGCTCCAGCTTCGCCCCCTCCCGTCCAGCTCCTCCGGCCCGAGCGTCCGCGAGATGGTGCTCGGTTCCGAGGGCCGCCTCGGCGTGATCACCTCTGCGTGGGTCAACGTGCACCGCATCCCCGAGGTGCGCGAACTCCAGGCCTACTTCTTCCCGACCTACGAGGACGGCCTCAAGGCATGTGAGCAGATCGTCTCCTCCGACGCCTCGGTGATGATGGCGCGCGTCTCCGACCCGATCGAGACGCAGTACATCATGGCCAACGGCAAGAAGTCGGGCCGCGTCTCGTCGCTCGCCAACAAGGCCATCCAGAAGATCATGCTGCAGAAGGGCTGGGACCTCGAGAAGATCGCGATGAGCTTCATCGGTTTCGAGGGCAGCGCCAACCACGTGCGCTACGAGAAGGGTCTCGTCGGCAAGATCGTCAAGGACAACGGCGGCATGGGCGTCGGCAAGGGCCCAGGAACGCTGTACGACCAGAAGAAGTACGACACCCCCTACATCCGCGACTTCATGCTCGACCGCGGCCTGATCTGCGACGTCTCGGAGACGACGACGCCGTGGAAATACGCGGCGGAGATCCACGCGAAGATCGTCGACCGCTTCGCCAAGGCGATGGACGACCTCGGTGTGCGAGGCGTCGTGTTCTGCCACCTCAGCCACTCGTACCACTCGGGCGCCTGCCAGTACTTCACCTTCGCCATCGCCGACGACTCCGACAACCAGGAGGCGACCTACGACGCCGCGAAGCGGGTCATCCAGCAGTCGTTCATGGACTTCCACGGCACCGTCTCGCACCACCACGGTGTCGGCGAGGAGCACAGCCCCTGGATGGACCAGGACATCTCGCCTGCTGGCGTGTTCATCCAGCGCAAGCTCTTCGAGGGCGTCGACCCCGGCCGCAACCTGAACCCGGGCAAGATCATCCACGACGGCGAGCCCGGCATCTCGTCGAACTCCAAGGACGCCTGA
- the yaaA gene encoding peroxide stress protein YaaA, whose amino-acid sequence MLTVLSPAKSLDYESKLPTRKHSEPRLLGQSEGLIEIMRTKSPADISQLMHISDELAHLNATRFAEWSREHTPKNSRQAILAFNGDVYQGLRAYEFEARDFTDAQKTVRILSGLYGLLRPLDLIEPYRLEMGTRLASSRGKTLYDWWGTQVTDLLAKDLEGSPGSPVLVNLASNEYSKVIDRRRLGARVISPRFEDRDGNGEPRIVSFFAKRARGTMAGWLVRNRVRSAAKLVDFDADGYAYDEARSTRDEPVFVR is encoded by the coding sequence ATGCTCACCGTGCTCTCGCCCGCGAAGTCCCTCGACTACGAGTCGAAGCTCCCCACCCGGAAGCACTCGGAGCCGCGACTGCTGGGACAGTCGGAGGGGCTGATCGAGATCATGCGGACGAAGTCGCCCGCGGACATCTCCCAGCTCATGCACATCTCCGACGAACTCGCCCACCTGAACGCGACCAGGTTCGCCGAGTGGTCGCGCGAGCACACGCCGAAGAACTCCCGACAGGCCATCCTCGCGTTCAACGGCGACGTCTACCAGGGGCTGCGGGCCTACGAGTTCGAGGCGAGGGACTTCACTGACGCCCAGAAGACCGTCCGCATCCTCTCCGGCCTGTACGGCCTGCTGCGTCCCCTCGACCTGATCGAGCCATACCGGCTCGAGATGGGAACGAGGCTCGCCTCCAGCCGCGGAAAGACCCTCTACGACTGGTGGGGCACGCAGGTGACCGATCTCCTGGCAAAGGACCTCGAGGGCTCCCCCGGCTCCCCCGTGCTGGTCAACCTGGCGAGCAACGAGTACTCGAAGGTGATCGACAGGCGGCGCCTCGGCGCCCGCGTCATCTCACCGCGTTTCGAGGACCGCGACGGCAACGGCGAACCGCGCATCGTCAGCTTCTTCGCGAAACGCGCTCGGGGCACGATGGCCGGCTGGCTGGTCCGCAACCGCGTCCGCTCTGCCGCGAAGCTGGTCGACTTCGACGCCGACGGCTACGCCTACGACGAGGCCCGCTCGACGAGGGACGAACCCGTCTTCGTCCGCTGA
- a CDS encoding DUF4190 domain-containing protein, whose translation MSSPNEHEPQPYEPTYLSPDYSSSADEAPTGYESSGPGAEPSMPEHVAARAAEESVEPASEHLAHESASEDYSYEPTAPGSGTAARAASSAVEPEAEQYGYNPGSQAPDYTYSSGYDSLDQEPTPYDAGYVAPTPAPVVDDYRTPQPAPVQQHLPQQPPNYGYGYGYQQPGAPQYAQVQPYGPRYPVQPYPYASFQAAVPEHPSSGAILGLGIASFFVGVTAPIAWYMGAKAKREIAQGAPYRFGGMATTGYVIGIVYTIFMMMFTALIMLAIMFG comes from the coding sequence ATGTCGTCGCCGAATGAGCACGAGCCGCAGCCCTACGAGCCGACCTATCTGAGCCCCGACTACTCGAGCTCAGCCGACGAGGCCCCGACGGGGTACGAGTCGAGCGGCCCCGGGGCCGAGCCGTCGATGCCCGAGCACGTTGCGGCCCGTGCGGCAGAGGAAAGCGTCGAGCCCGCCTCAGAACACCTCGCCCATGAGTCCGCCTCCGAGGACTACAGCTACGAGCCCACCGCTCCCGGGTCCGGCACCGCGGCCCGCGCCGCCTCGAGCGCCGTCGAACCGGAGGCCGAGCAGTACGGCTACAACCCTGGCAGCCAGGCACCCGACTACACCTACTCGTCGGGATACGACAGCCTCGACCAGGAGCCGACGCCCTACGACGCCGGCTATGTGGCGCCCACCCCCGCGCCGGTCGTCGACGACTACCGCACCCCCCAGCCCGCGCCCGTCCAACAGCATCTGCCTCAGCAGCCGCCCAACTACGGCTACGGCTACGGCTACCAGCAGCCGGGGGCCCCACAGTACGCGCAGGTCCAGCCCTACGGGCCCAGGTACCCGGTGCAGCCCTATCCCTACGCGTCGTTCCAGGCCGCCGTGCCCGAGCACCCGTCCAGCGGCGCGATCCTCGGGCTCGGGATCGCCAGCTTCTTCGTCGGGGTGACCGCGCCGATCGCCTGGTACATGGGCGCGAAGGCGAAGCGGGAGATCGCCCAGGGGGCGCCGTACCGCTTCGGCGGAATGGCCACGACCGGGTACGTGATCGGCATCGTCTACACCATCTTCATGATGATGTTCACGGCCCTGATCATGCTGGCAATCATGTTCGGCTGA
- the ppdK gene encoding pyruvate, phosphate dikinase, with protein MSDDRYIYDLSDGDASMKSLLGGKGAGVAEMNKVGVPVPDAFTVTTTACVETMNNGGQWPEGLADQIAAGLARLEERTGRRLGASEKPLLVSVRSGAVFSMPGMMDTILNLGISDDSVMALAEEFGNERFAWDCYRRFIQMYGEVVESIPAHAFEDALTALKHDRGVENDTDLSAEDLKQLVATFKEIANEALGGEWTSDPHEQLNRAVNAVFKSWQNPRAEVYRRANNIPASLGTAVNIMQMVFGNRGETSATGVCFTRNPSTGERALYGEFLVNAQGEDVVAGIRTPRPLAEMEEVLPEAYRQLVDTMHKMEQHYKDMQDMEFTVEDGKLYLLQTRNGKRTAAAALKVASDLVDEGVITKEEALLRIEPAQLDQLLHPAIDPNHGKTAVATGLPASPGAAVGEVVFDADTAAERGERGEAVVLVRFETTPDDIHGVIVAQGILTAHGGMTSHAAVVARGMGKPCVAGAAGIKIDPVGKTLTIGEHVFNEGDVVTLDGSTGKVYGEALDLIPPQINDDFTRLVEWADGVRRLGVRANADNFEDASKARELGAEGIGLCRTEHMFMAQDRLPAVRKMILAENPEQRSAALAEILPMQQTDFEGIFTAMKGLPVTVRLLDPPLHEFLPNLVEQSLLVQKLELQGAEGPELNDARQTLAQVKKLHELNPMLGTRGVRLAMLYPEIPDMQARAIVRAALAVLDREGETVGVEIMIPLVALSQELETQRAIVKAAVEDELAKTGKTLDYTIGTMIELPRAALVADQIAEHADFFSFGTNDMTQTAIGISRDDAENGFLTSYVMDHVLERNPFESIDVDGVGQLVAMGVEKGRSVKPELKCGVCGEHGGDPDSIEFFNSVGLNYVSCSPFRVPIARFAAARAVLAES; from the coding sequence ATGAGTGACGATCGTTACATCTACGACCTATCAGACGGTGACGCGAGCATGAAGAGCCTGCTCGGCGGCAAGGGTGCCGGCGTCGCGGAGATGAACAAGGTCGGAGTTCCGGTACCCGACGCGTTCACCGTCACCACGACGGCGTGCGTTGAGACGATGAACAACGGCGGGCAGTGGCCAGAGGGCCTCGCCGACCAGATCGCGGCCGGGCTGGCGCGGCTCGAGGAACGCACCGGGCGAAGGCTCGGGGCCTCCGAGAAACCGCTGCTCGTATCGGTGCGCTCCGGTGCCGTCTTCTCGATGCCGGGCATGATGGACACCATCCTCAACCTCGGCATCTCCGACGATTCCGTCATGGCGCTCGCCGAGGAGTTCGGCAACGAACGCTTCGCCTGGGACTGCTACCGCCGGTTCATCCAGATGTACGGAGAGGTCGTCGAGTCGATCCCCGCACACGCCTTCGAGGACGCCCTGACCGCGCTCAAGCATGACCGCGGCGTCGAGAACGACACCGACCTCAGCGCCGAGGACCTCAAGCAGCTCGTCGCCACCTTCAAGGAGATCGCCAACGAGGCGCTCGGCGGCGAGTGGACGTCCGACCCGCATGAGCAGCTGAACCGCGCAGTCAACGCCGTGTTCAAGTCGTGGCAGAACCCCCGCGCAGAGGTCTACCGCCGCGCCAACAACATCCCCGCGAGCCTCGGCACGGCCGTCAACATCATGCAGATGGTCTTCGGCAACCGCGGCGAGACCTCGGCGACCGGCGTCTGCTTCACCCGCAACCCGTCGACCGGCGAGAGGGCCCTCTACGGCGAGTTCCTCGTCAACGCCCAGGGTGAGGATGTCGTCGCAGGCATCCGCACGCCGCGGCCTCTGGCCGAGATGGAGGAGGTGCTCCCCGAGGCCTACCGCCAGCTCGTCGACACGATGCACAAGATGGAGCAGCACTACAAGGACATGCAGGACATGGAGTTCACCGTCGAGGACGGCAAGCTCTACCTGCTGCAGACCCGCAACGGGAAGCGCACCGCCGCCGCCGCCCTCAAGGTCGCCTCGGATCTCGTCGACGAGGGCGTGATCACCAAGGAGGAGGCGCTCCTGCGCATCGAGCCCGCACAGCTCGATCAACTGCTCCACCCCGCCATCGACCCGAACCATGGAAAGACCGCGGTCGCGACCGGACTTCCCGCCTCGCCGGGTGCCGCCGTCGGTGAGGTGGTCTTCGACGCCGACACCGCCGCCGAGCGCGGCGAGCGGGGCGAGGCCGTCGTGCTCGTCCGGTTCGAGACAACCCCCGACGACATCCACGGTGTGATCGTCGCCCAGGGCATCCTCACGGCGCACGGCGGCATGACCTCCCACGCGGCCGTGGTCGCGCGCGGCATGGGCAAGCCGTGCGTCGCGGGCGCCGCCGGGATCAAGATCGACCCCGTTGGCAAGACGCTCACCATCGGCGAGCACGTGTTCAACGAGGGCGATGTCGTCACGCTCGACGGCTCGACCGGAAAGGTCTACGGAGAGGCGCTCGACCTCATCCCGCCGCAGATCAACGACGACTTCACCCGGCTGGTCGAATGGGCCGACGGCGTGCGTCGCCTCGGCGTGCGCGCCAACGCCGACAACTTCGAGGACGCCTCGAAGGCCCGCGAACTCGGCGCCGAGGGCATCGGGCTGTGCCGCACCGAGCACATGTTCATGGCCCAGGACCGGCTCCCGGCCGTCCGGAAGATGATCCTGGCCGAGAACCCGGAGCAGCGCTCCGCGGCGCTCGCCGAGATCCTGCCGATGCAGCAGACCGATTTCGAGGGCATCTTCACCGCCATGAAGGGCCTCCCGGTCACCGTCCGCCTGCTCGACCCGCCGCTGCACGAGTTCCTGCCGAACCTGGTGGAGCAGTCGCTCCTGGTGCAGAAGCTTGAGCTGCAGGGCGCTGAGGGGCCCGAGCTCAATGACGCCCGCCAGACGCTCGCCCAGGTCAAGAAGCTGCACGAGCTCAACCCGATGCTCGGCACCCGCGGCGTCCGGCTCGCGATGCTGTACCCGGAGATCCCCGACATGCAGGCCCGCGCCATCGTCCGGGCTGCGCTCGCCGTCCTCGACCGTGAGGGCGAGACGGTCGGCGTCGAGATCATGATCCCGCTCGTCGCGCTCAGCCAGGAGCTCGAGACCCAGCGGGCCATCGTCAAGGCCGCCGTCGAGGACGAACTGGCGAAGACGGGCAAGACGCTCGACTACACCATCGGCACGATGATCGAGCTGCCCCGGGCCGCGCTGGTCGCCGACCAGATCGCCGAGCACGCCGACTTCTTCTCGTTCGGCACCAACGACATGACGCAGACCGCCATCGGCATCTCGCGCGACGATGCGGAGAACGGCTTCCTGACCAGCTACGTCATGGACCATGTGCTCGAGCGCAACCCCTTCGAGTCGATCGACGTCGACGGTGTTGGCCAGCTTGTGGCGATGGGCGTCGAGAAGGGCCGCTCGGTCAAGCCCGAGCTGAAGTGCGGCGTCTGCGGTGAGCACGGCGGAGACCCCGACTCGATCGAGTTCTTCAACTCGGTCGGCCTCAACTACGTCAGCTGCTCGCCGTTCCGGGTGCCGATCGCCCGCTTCGCGGCAGCAAGGGCGGTGCTCGCAGAGTCATAG
- a CDS encoding pyruvate, water dikinase regulatory protein produces MSALEIHVIADSTGETAARIARAAVTQFPTREFTIIRHRKMNTTTALIQALEAVRDSEAPIAVFFTLVNEELADLVKNFCRDEQIPFADLMTDAMHALEQISGLESDQVPMRPLGVEAEYFVRMSAIDFAVRNDDGAMPGALHEADICLVGPSRSGKTPLSIYLGYLGYKAVNVPLVPGIAPPEELFAIDQWRIVGLTMDAERLLRIRGERVRGMGGFGTKDGYADLVKIYDELDEVARIQRRLKAPIIDTTGVALEEAAARIIDIVDERAKNVGARLRRPPGVVRPGDAWSPR; encoded by the coding sequence ATGTCCGCCCTGGAGATCCACGTCATCGCCGACTCGACAGGTGAGACGGCAGCGCGCATCGCCCGCGCCGCCGTCACGCAGTTCCCGACCCGCGAGTTCACCATCATCCGGCACCGCAAGATGAACACGACAACGGCGCTGATCCAGGCCCTCGAGGCGGTGCGCGACTCGGAGGCCCCCATCGCGGTGTTCTTCACGCTGGTCAACGAGGAACTCGCAGACCTGGTCAAGAACTTCTGCCGCGACGAGCAGATCCCGTTCGCCGACCTGATGACCGACGCGATGCACGCCCTCGAGCAGATCAGCGGGCTCGAGTCCGACCAGGTCCCCATGCGACCGCTGGGCGTGGAGGCCGAGTACTTCGTGCGGATGTCGGCCATCGACTTCGCCGTGCGCAACGACGACGGGGCCATGCCCGGAGCGCTGCACGAGGCTGACATCTGCCTGGTCGGGCCGTCGCGCTCGGGCAAGACCCCACTGTCGATCTACCTGGGCTATCTCGGGTACAAGGCGGTCAACGTGCCGCTCGTGCCGGGCATCGCCCCGCCAGAGGAACTGTTCGCCATCGACCAGTGGCGCATCGTCGGGCTCACCATGGACGCCGAGCGACTGCTGCGGATCCGCGGCGAGCGGGTGCGGGGCATGGGCGGATTCGGCACAAAGGACGGGTATGCCGACCTGGTCAAGATCTATGACGAACTGGACGAGGTGGCGAGGATCCAGCGGCGGCTCAAGGCGCCCATCATCGACACCACTGGGGTCGCCCTCGAAGAGGCCGCCGCGCGGATCATCGACATCGTCGACGAGCGGGCCAAGAACGTCGGAGCGCGGCTGCGCAGGCCACCCGGCGTCGTACGGCCCGGCGATGCCTGGAGCCCGCGCTGA
- a CDS encoding MFS transporter, which produces MLLSQFIGRILGDPMTDRWGRGPVARLGGVLIAVAALCVVLVPGMVAPFIGFALMGCGSATLVPAAFAAAGRLPGLAHGSGIALVGWLMRLGFLFTSPLIGVTSDAFGLRTAMLLPVFSGLAAAVIAHLVWRVKTPSTVAVEG; this is translated from the coding sequence GTGCTGCTCAGCCAGTTCATCGGACGGATACTCGGCGACCCGATGACGGACCGCTGGGGCCGGGGTCCGGTCGCCCGGCTCGGTGGAGTCCTGATCGCCGTCGCCGCATTGTGCGTCGTGCTCGTCCCCGGGATGGTGGCGCCCTTCATCGGCTTCGCCCTGATGGGTTGCGGCAGCGCGACCCTCGTGCCTGCCGCCTTCGCGGCAGCCGGCCGGCTGCCGGGGCTCGCGCACGGCTCGGGGATCGCGCTGGTCGGCTGGCTGATGCGGCTCGGGTTCCTCTTCACCTCACCCCTGATCGGGGTCACCTCCGACGCGTTCGGCCTGCGCACCGCAATGCTCTTGCCTGTGTTCAGCGGGCTGGCTGCGGCCGTCATCGCGCACCTCGTCTGGAGGGTCAAAACACCTTCGACGGTCGCCGTCGAAGGCTAG
- a CDS encoding SRPBCC family protein: MEATMEETGETTGLEVSLTVHKQLRDVWAALMTPEGNEALLGEGGRLGSKGDDWRSADGAYGVTRSFHPMEQIRFSWHADDDSPRTVVDLQLHDEDGRTRLDLSQDHLPTEADLDALSSHWEDVLARIADLG, encoded by the coding sequence ATGGAAGCAACCATGGAGGAGACCGGGGAAACCACAGGCTTGGAGGTGTCGCTCACAGTCCACAAGCAACTCAGAGACGTGTGGGCGGCGCTCATGACACCGGAGGGCAACGAGGCCCTGCTCGGTGAGGGAGGACGGCTGGGGTCGAAGGGTGACGACTGGCGCTCGGCCGACGGCGCCTACGGCGTCACCCGAAGCTTCCATCCGATGGAACAGATCCGGTTCTCCTGGCATGCCGATGACGACTCGCCACGCACGGTCGTCGATCTCCAACTCCACGACGAGGACGGTCGTACCAGGCTCGACCTCAGCCAGGACCATCTGCCGACGGAAGCCGATCTGGACGCGCTCTCTTCCCACTGGGAGGACGTGCTCGCACGGATCGCCGACCTGGGCTGA
- a CDS encoding outer membrane protein assembly factor BamB family protein has protein sequence MGGTFDDEVLELAEPTRRVPEPGWLERHTGLIVTAVTLLAAFFAGYLVVTAPTSEAGTDLVGLGAAPDAAWSVELRSDESATAVGDSLILISTRQAVTGRARVRALSAAGGRELWRKSVDGEVGQVEVCDLPGTPWVSLKVGASVRVLDRLSGEERHRFTLPDQRAWFGSSSRGTLILAVPDGDRLRISRLSRPDPGAVTWTTEVPFTAAVSLALREAEVVERDGLLLARTSDGWRGSASYALALDAWTGERPAWSTQTDRFVIARDVAIYTSEKEMVGHDLETGRRLWRVAPGAAYVIGSLEVLLAESMGQLYRLDPYTGRTQWSAQIRMVYTDLIIRDNHLILYQGAQTIFPELGTTTADYADAWLAGIDLTTGRELWHTRTPAPVLDVMVATDLLVTRMYEPTDPDPTFEVAGIDPGSGELVWQWHDQQDSWSLMRLGPRLATYGPDGTLTVWG, from the coding sequence ATGGGTGGCACGTTCGATGATGAGGTGCTGGAACTCGCGGAACCGACGAGGCGGGTTCCCGAACCCGGCTGGCTTGAGCGTCACACCGGGCTCATCGTCACGGCCGTCACCCTCCTCGCCGCCTTCTTCGCCGGGTACCTTGTGGTCACTGCCCCCACCTCCGAGGCGGGCACCGATCTCGTCGGACTCGGTGCCGCACCCGACGCCGCGTGGAGCGTCGAGCTCCGCAGCGACGAATCGGCCACGGCGGTCGGCGACTCCCTGATCCTGATCTCCACCCGCCAGGCCGTGACGGGTCGGGCGAGGGTGCGCGCACTCTCCGCCGCGGGCGGCCGCGAACTGTGGCGAAAGAGCGTCGACGGCGAGGTCGGCCAGGTGGAGGTGTGCGACCTGCCGGGCACACCCTGGGTGAGCCTCAAGGTCGGTGCAAGCGTCAGGGTGCTCGACCGACTTTCAGGGGAGGAGCGCCACCGGTTCACCCTCCCGGATCAGCGCGCGTGGTTCGGTTCAAGCAGCCGCGGGACGCTGATCCTCGCGGTGCCGGACGGCGACCGGCTGCGCATCAGCCGGCTGTCGCGTCCCGACCCGGGCGCCGTCACCTGGACCACAGAGGTGCCGTTCACCGCCGCAGTCTCCCTCGCGCTGCGCGAGGCCGAGGTGGTTGAGCGCGACGGTCTGCTGCTCGCGCGGACCTCCGACGGGTGGCGCGGCTCGGCCAGTTACGCGCTCGCGCTCGACGCCTGGACCGGTGAGCGGCCAGCATGGTCGACGCAGACCGACCGGTTCGTGATCGCCCGTGACGTCGCCATCTACACCTCCGAGAAGGAGATGGTCGGACACGACCTGGAGACGGGTAGGCGGCTCTGGCGGGTCGCGCCGGGGGCGGCCTACGTCATCGGAAGCCTCGAGGTGCTGCTGGCCGAGTCGATGGGTCAGCTGTACCGGCTCGACCCGTACACAGGGCGCACGCAGTGGTCGGCGCAGATCCGGATGGTCTACACCGACCTGATCATCCGGGACAACCACCTCATCCTGTACCAGGGCGCCCAGACGATCTTCCCGGAGCTCGGCACCACGACCGCCGACTATGCGGACGCCTGGCTCGCCGGAATCGACCTCACCACCGGGCGCGAGTTGTGGCACACCCGCACCCCGGCGCCCGTCCTCGACGTCATGGTCGCGACCGACCTGCTCGTGACGCGGATGTACGAGCCGACCGACCCGGACCCGACGTTCGAGGTGGCGGGCATCGACCCTGGCAGTGGAGAGCTGGTCTGGCAGTGGCACGACCAGCAGGACTCCTGGAGCCTGATGCGGCTGGGGCCGAGGCTCGCCACCTACGGCCCGGACGGAACGCTCACCGTCTGGGGATGA
- a CDS encoding outer membrane protein assembly factor BamB family protein has translation MAELAPLDAVDLDSGEQPPAGGGWGRRQSGWLAAIVLAVAAALVAVFVWPERQPEPEVVGLPEEPTVAWRLDSAPGVPRLSFERCGEGRIVAFEREDVDLSVRCLSLHDGTEVWRSDLATEPWAWVEDLPGTDFLLFTDDTSARLVDRGDGVSVATLDLPPSTGDTVTQARLLSSDAGDLFLAAPEGTPDGRTTSISRLRGGDVFDRVWTAELREDDVPAIPTGNPLIEYRGLLWYPDAAGGFGFVLEFDDGTRPEWSTSLRQMNFVGNVAVGRDGSDVAGVDLGSGRRLWTRQVERELVVTSGDALYAVPDPDFAFLDPGEGDLVSPITRLDPRTGRELWTGETPHPVAEVRTFGDVVLALSQSPSNRMTIDLQLSRIDPADGAVLWTASLGTGQLTWSAFGEEQVLLSRFLDEGFGRSSVSALDLMTGSIRWDLEPDG, from the coding sequence ATGGCTGAACTCGCGCCCTTGGACGCCGTCGACCTCGACTCCGGGGAACAGCCCCCGGCTGGGGGCGGATGGGGACGGCGCCAGTCCGGGTGGCTGGCCGCCATCGTGCTCGCGGTCGCCGCAGCCCTCGTCGCCGTCTTTGTCTGGCCCGAGCGGCAGCCCGAGCCGGAGGTCGTCGGGCTGCCGGAGGAGCCGACAGTCGCCTGGCGGCTCGACAGTGCCCCGGGCGTACCCCGCCTGTCGTTCGAGCGGTGCGGGGAGGGACGGATCGTCGCCTTCGAGCGGGAGGACGTCGATCTGTCGGTGCGCTGTCTGAGCCTCCACGACGGCACGGAGGTGTGGCGCAGTGATCTCGCCACGGAGCCGTGGGCATGGGTCGAGGACCTCCCCGGGACCGACTTCCTGCTGTTCACCGACGACACGAGCGCCCGCCTGGTGGACCGCGGCGATGGGGTGAGCGTCGCGACGTTGGACCTGCCCCCCTCCACGGGAGACACCGTGACCCAGGCCCGGCTCCTCAGCTCGGACGCGGGAGACCTCTTCCTCGCCGCACCGGAGGGCACCCCCGACGGGCGCACGACCAGCATCAGCCGGCTGCGCGGCGGGGACGTCTTCGATCGGGTCTGGACCGCAGAACTCCGCGAGGACGACGTGCCGGCCATTCCGACCGGCAACCCCCTCATCGAGTACCGCGGCCTCCTCTGGTATCCCGACGCCGCAGGAGGCTTCGGTTTCGTGCTCGAGTTCGATGACGGCACCCGCCCCGAATGGTCGACCTCGCTGCGGCAGATGAACTTCGTCGGCAATGTCGCCGTTGGTCGTGACGGCAGCGATGTCGCTGGCGTCGATCTCGGCAGTGGCAGGCGGCTGTGGACAAGGCAGGTCGAGCGCGAACTCGTCGTGACAAGCGGCGACGCCCTCTACGCGGTGCCCGACCCGGACTTCGCCTTCCTTGACCCCGGGGAGGGCGACCTCGTCTCGCCGATCACCCGGCTGGATCCGAGGACGGGCCGTGAGCTGTGGACGGGCGAGACCCCGCACCCCGTCGCGGAGGTGCGGACCTTCGGCGACGTCGTGCTCGCCCTTAGCCAGTCGCCGTCGAACCGGATGACCATCGACCTGCAGCTCTCCCGGATCGATCCGGCAGACGGCGCCGTCCTGTGGACGGCATCCCTCGGTACCGGGCAGCTCACCTGGAGCGCATTTGGTGAGGAGCAGGTCCTGCTCAGCAGGTTTCTCGACGAGGGGTTCGGCCGGTCGAGCGTCTCCGCGCTCGATCTGATGACGGGCTCGATCAGGTGGGACCTTGAGCCCGATGGCTAG